The Pecten maximus chromosome 11, xPecMax1.1, whole genome shotgun sequence genome has a segment encoding these proteins:
- the LOC117338664 gene encoding leucine-rich repeat-containing protein 69-like has product MADTLLVRALKGKPKTLNLCNKKLNKVPRAIGKLDCVLHLQLRGNKLKDLPNELSHLFQLQILNLGNNELEDLPEVLEYLTMLEKLHLFNNQLQNLSPKVLSSMRNLTFLNLNSNQLKTFPPEICRLSSLQHLSVDYNKLTELPVEICALLRLEEFRAAGNQLTSLPLEFGFLVNLEKLYLQKNKIRELPESLGKCYKLRILDIAANELRIFPTELGDLPLKEMYCEENPLLQHIPVHSVQEEEVLSLKEITARYVMKELKDRWSYLRRAIRHYPQIKDMLAQASKCSVCGESFLNTWLECVRFVDAKSDLHLTNITGLVPVRALLCSYKCFNSAGHQYYGVAFP; this is encoded by the exons ATGGCGGACACCTTGCTCGTTCGAGCACTGAAAGGAAAACCAAAGACTTTGAACCTCTGTAACAAAAAGTTAAACAAAGTACCAAGAGCTATAGGAAAATTGGACTGTGTTTTACATCTGCAGCTTCGCGGAAACAAGCTAAAAGATCTGCCAAATGAATTAAGTCACCTCTTTCAG ctgCAGATCTTGAACTTGGGGAATAATGAATTAGAAGATTTACCTGAAGTTCTAGAATATCTTACCATGCTGGAGAAACTCCATTTATTCAACAACCAATTACAGAACTTGTCTCCTAAAGTTTTGT CAAGTATGAGGAATCtcacatttttgaatttgaattcaAATCAGTTAAAAACTTTTCCTCCAGAAATATGCAG ACTTTCAAGCCTGCAGCATCTGAGTGTGGACTATAACAAACTTACAGAGTTACCAGTGGAGATATGTGCCTTGCTTCGTCTTGAAGAGTTCAGAGCTGCAGGGAATCAGCTCACTAGTCTTCCTTTGGAGTTTGGATTCCTGGTGAATTTGGAAAAACTTTATCtacagaaaaataaaatcagaGAACTACCAGAG AGCCTTGGAAAATGCTACAAATTAAGAATATTAGATATTGCAGCCAATGAGCTGAGGATTTTCCCCACAGAG ttaGGGGATCTGCCCCTAAAGGAAATGTACTGTGAAGAGAACCCCTTACTACAACACATCCCTGTACACTCTGTACAGGAAGAGGAAGTCCTCTCGCTCAAA GAAATAACAGCCAGATATGTAATGAAGGAATTAAAAGACAG GTGGTCATATCTGCGACGTGCTATCCGTCACTACCCACAGATAAAGGACATGTTGGCCCAAGCCAGCAAATGTTCCGTGTGTGGCGAGTCTTTCCTCAACACCTGGCTGGAGTGTGTACGATTTGTGGATGCCAAATCT GACCTTCACCTGACCAATATCACTGGACTTGTACCTGTCAGAGCTCTTCTATGTTCTTACAAATGTTTTAATTCAGCTGGACATCAATATTACGGCGTTGCCTTCCCTTGA